Proteins co-encoded in one Anopheles moucheti chromosome X, idAnoMoucSN_F20_07, whole genome shotgun sequence genomic window:
- the LOC128306903 gene encoding fasciclin-1: protein MAIASTSSLQGGQYARYLVFLSACLQLLPVVWTASRSSSVTLESRMRDDPDLSEFYSLIERDEIAMSKLVHHSLTIFAPTNQAFQRYLNNKTHLNYHMSTTPLRLSQLADTVRSLNDDGTPLYITRMRPLSGMQEDLYVNSAKIIRERSNMEFTNTRGYKQILHVIDDVLTPITTVFNKTLDTPNPDAWGFLQSVEAINIEPHRVRSFRKKILNLKRDQVFKKPGISTFFIPVETGFKVRTRMSMVDKRVIDGHVIPNKAIFTIPAPYGQALETLQFEDDLRVTITFFRHDTGKNARVFVVSNTMYSNSRLTPGAVIAEIVKANIPVANGVVHLIHRPLVIVDMHGLQMLTDNSHTLWSKFRDLIEDYAPEFLNILRGMNQMTIFVPQDDAVSQMMQTNFMSNRKKLLEVLMMHVVPDAITIDKIKRNNQNHIYQIPTMTSRRFIYFNLNENRTTHAKTVTVEGGGVNASLVLGDIATKDGYIHIIDRMLGVSYMTVQEKLETDPMLNLTYHFGKLNHFNDQLNMTNKRFTYFVPRDKAWIQWFIEHPAANLDDFVRNREQVSRLVLEQHLIIADRVFSMGDLRNMSHDSLILPTVGPESLQIRVKEEDNRFFIQWKETGRWTTVFRADVECTNGLIHVIDAPFVHEYDMITSGGSQVRLCSTVLTLMVTVLTTLATIGTF from the exons ATGGCGATAGCATCGACGTCCAGTCTCCAAGGTGGCCAGTACGCCCGGTATCTGGTCTTCCTCAGTGCGTGCCTTCAACTTTTGCCCGTGGTGTGGACCGCGTCACGCTCCTCTTCCGTAACGCTCGAATCGCGTATGAGAGATGATCCCGATTTGTCTGAG TTCTACTCACTGATCGAGCGAGATGAAATTGCCATGTCCAAGCTAGTTCACCATTCGCTGACAATATTTGCACCGACGAATCAAGCCTTCCAGCGTTACCTCAACAACAAGACGCATCTGAACTATCACATGT CGACCACTCCGCTCCGGTTATCGCAGCTCGCTGATACGGTGCGTTCGCTAAACGACGATGGTACACCGCTGTACATTACCCGAATGCGCCCGCTGAGCGGCATGCAGGAGGATCTGTACGTGAACAGTGCGAAAATTATCCGGGAGCGTTCCAACATGGAGTTTACAAACACCCGCGGCTACAAACAG ATACTCCACGTTATAGACGACGTGCTGACGCCTATAACGACGgttttcaacaaaacattgGATACACCCAACCCGGATGCCTGGGGATTTTTGCAGAGTGTGGAGGCTATCAACATCGAGCCACACCGGGTGAG ATCGTTCCGGAAGAAGATACTTAACCTCAAACGGGACCAAGTGTTCAAGAAACCGGGCATCTCTACCTTCTTCATACCGGTGGAGACTGGCTTCAAGGTGAGGACACGAA TGAGCATGGTGGATAAGCGCGTGATTGATGGGCATGTTATACCGAACAAAGCCATTTTCACCATACCTGCACCGTACGGTCAAGCGCTGGAGACGCTCCAGTTTGAGGATGATCTGCGGGTGACGATTACCTTCTTCCGGCACGACACCGGAAAGAATGCACGAG TGTTTGTGGTATCGAACACGATGTACTCCAACTCGCGGCTCACACCCGGTGCGGTAATAGCGGAAATCGTCAAAGCAAACATCCCCGTTGCAAATGGTGTCGTGCATTTAATACACCGACCACTGGTGATTGTCGATATGCACGGTCTGCAGATGCTTACG GATAACAGCCACACACTGTGGTCTAAATTTCGAGATCTGATTGAGGACTATGCGCCAGAATTCCTGAACATCTTGCGAGGTATGAACCAAATGACGATCTTCGTTCCGCAAGATGACGCCGTCTCGCAGATGATGCAAACGAACTTCATGAG CAACCGCAAGAAGCTTCTTGAGGTGCTAATGATGCATGTGGTGCCAGATGCCATTACGATCGATAAGATAAAGCGTAACAACCAGAATCAT ATTTACCAAATACCAACAATGACAAGTCGGCGCTTTATATACTTTAATCTGAACGAAAACCGTACCACACACGCCAAAACCGTCACCGTCGAAGGTGGAGGTGTGAATGCATCCCTGGTGCTGGGCGATATTGCCACGAAGGATGGCTACATCCACATCATCGACCGGATGCTGGGTGTTTCGTACATGACCGTGCAGGAAAAGCTTGAAACTGATCCAATGCTGAA CCTTACGTACCACTTTGGAAAGTTGAACCACTTCAACGATCAGCTAAACATGACCAACAAGCGATTTACTTACTTCGTGCCGAGAGACAAGGCCTGGATCCAGTGGTTTATTGAACATCCGGCTGCAAATCTCGACGACTTTGTGCGAAACCGTGAACAGGTA TCACGTCTGGTGTTGGAGCAGCATCTTATCATTGCCgatcgagtgttcagtatggGAGATCTGAGAAATATGTCTCATGACTCACTCATCCTACCGACGGTCGGTCCGGAAAGTTTGCAAATACGCGTCAAAGAGGAAGATAACA GGTTCTTCATACAGTGGAAGGAAACGGGCCGCTGGACGACTGTGTTCCGTGCCGATGTGGAGTGTACTAACGGGCTGATCCACGTCATTGATGCACCGTTCGTGCACGAGTACGACATGATCACTAGCGGCGGCAGTCAGGTACGGCTTTGCAGCACAGTACTAACGTTGATGGTGACAGTATTAACGACGCTAGCAACGATCGGAACGTTCTGA